GCGCTCGTACTCCTCGACCACGGTGCGCGACATCCGTCCGAAGTAACCGTTTTCAAGGTTGATGGGCCCGGGTTCGACCGAGTAGCGGTCGGCAAAGGTTTTCCAGAAATGTTCATCACGGGCGCGACGGGTGTTATCGGGCATGAGCTACTCGGCTTTTTTGATGACGATGTCAGTGGCGCGGGGCAGGTTTGCCGTGTTTGGCGCGCAGCGGTTCGAGCAGGTCCGACAGACCGTTGTGGTCGATCTCCTGCATCAGGGCCAGCAATCCGCCCAGCTCACCGTGCGGGAATCCTTCACGGGCGAACCAGTTCAGGTATTGGCCGGGCAGGTCGGCAATGATGCGACCCTTGTATTTGCCGAAGGGCATTTCACGGGTGATCAACAGTTCGAGCTTTTCAGGGTTCATCTATCGGTCGTCTTGATTCATCAGGCTGGAAAATACAGGCATTCTGCATGCAGGCCAATTGACAGTTCATGCAAAAAAAGCGGATACAGATTTGGTCGCTATAACTAACTTATTGAAATATAACGCATAAATTCTCAGTTCGAAGCTGGCATGCAGGGTGCAATAGCTATTGCATCTTTCATCAACCCGCAAGGAATTGAAAAATGACCGACATGAATAAAGAAGCGATCTCTGTACTCAACGACCTGATTGAAACCAGCAAAGACGGTCAGGAAGGGTTCAAGACTTGCGCTGAAGACATCAAACACCCTGAACTCAAAACCCTGTTCGTGCAACGCTCCGCCGACTGCGCCACCGCCGCTGCCGAACTTCAGAGTGCCGTGCGTTCGATGGGCGGCGATCCGGAAACGTCCACCAGCGTCAGCGGTGATCTGCACCGTCGTTGGGTCGACGTCAAAGCGATGTTCACCGGCAAGGATGAAGAAGCCGTGCTGAACGAAGCCGAACGCGGTGAAGACCATGCACTGAAGGCATACAAAGAAGCCCTCGAAAAAATCAACAAGCACAATCTGGTGGGCATTCGTGACCTGGTTGAACGTCAGTACCACGGCGTGCAACGCAATCACGATCAGGTAAAAGCCCTGCGCAACCAGGCTCGCGCACGCT
This region of Pseudomonas mandelii genomic DNA includes:
- a CDS encoding ferritin-like domain-containing protein; this encodes MTDMNKEAISVLNDLIETSKDGQEGFKTCAEDIKHPELKTLFVQRSADCATAAAELQSAVRSMGGDPETSTSVSGDLHRRWVDVKAMFTGKDEEAVLNEAERGEDHALKAYKEALEKINKHNLVGIRDLVERQYHGVQRNHDQVKALRNQARARS
- a CDS encoding DUF3820 family protein, with amino-acid sequence MNPEKLELLITREMPFGKYKGRIIADLPGQYLNWFAREGFPHGELGGLLALMQEIDHNGLSDLLEPLRAKHGKPAPRH